In the Ochrobactrum sp. Marseille-Q0166 genome, one interval contains:
- the nrdE gene encoding class 1b ribonucleoside-diphosphate reductase subunit alpha: MTETSLDYHALNAMLNLYDDEGKIQLHRDRQAAQQYFLQHVNQNTVFFHNLREKLDYLVDEGYYEQEVLDQYSFNFVRDLFDHAYDKKFRFPTFLGAFKYYTSYTLKTFDGKRYLERYEDRVCMVALALARGNEQHAREMVDEIIAGRYQPATPTFLNAGKKQRGELVSCFLLRVEDNMESIGRSINSALQLSKRGGGVALSLTNIRESGAPIKQIQNQSSGIIPVMKLLEDSFSYANQLGARQGAGAVYLHAHHPDIMRFLDTKRENADEKIRIKTLSLGVVIPDITFELARNDEDMYLFSPYDVERVYGVPMTEISITEKYREMVDDGRIRKKKINARDFFQVLAEIQFESGYPYIMFEDTVNRANPIDGRITMSNLCSEILQVSEASIFNDDLSYKYLGKDISCNLGSLNIAAAMDSPDFGKTIETSIRALTAVADMSHIGSVPSVARGNDESHAIGLGQMNLHGYLARERIFYGSEEGVDFTNMYFYTVAYHAVRASNRIAIEQGTSFKGFEKSKYATGEYFDKYTDKVWEPATEKVREIFENAGIAIPTQEDWQELKKSVMEGGLYNQNLQAVPPTGSISYINHSTSSIHPIVSKIEIRKEGKIGRVYYPAAFMTNDNLEYYQDAYEIGPEKIIDTYAAATQHVDQGLSLTLFFRDTATTRDINKAQIYAWKKGIKTIYYIRLRQMALEGTQVEGCVSCAL; encoded by the coding sequence CTGACAGAAACGTCGCTCGATTATCATGCATTGAATGCAATGCTGAACCTTTATGACGACGAAGGCAAGATTCAGCTGCATCGCGACCGTCAGGCGGCACAGCAATATTTCCTGCAACACGTCAACCAGAATACGGTGTTCTTCCACAATCTGCGTGAGAAGCTCGATTATCTGGTCGATGAAGGCTATTACGAACAGGAAGTGCTGGATCAATATTCCTTCAATTTCGTGCGCGATCTTTTCGATCATGCCTATGACAAGAAATTCCGCTTTCCGACCTTCCTCGGCGCGTTCAAATATTACACCAGCTATACGCTGAAAACCTTCGACGGTAAGCGCTATCTCGAGCGCTACGAAGACCGCGTCTGCATGGTTGCGCTTGCGCTTGCGCGTGGCAATGAACAGCACGCACGCGAAATGGTCGATGAAATCATTGCGGGCCGGTATCAACCGGCAACGCCGACCTTTCTCAACGCAGGCAAAAAGCAGCGCGGGGAACTTGTCTCATGTTTCCTGTTGCGCGTTGAAGACAATATGGAATCGATTGGTCGCTCCATCAATTCTGCCTTGCAGCTTTCAAAGCGCGGTGGTGGTGTGGCACTCAGCCTCACTAATATTCGTGAATCCGGCGCGCCGATCAAACAGATCCAGAACCAGTCGTCGGGTATCATTCCGGTGATGAAGCTGCTTGAGGATTCGTTCTCCTACGCCAACCAGCTTGGTGCGCGTCAGGGTGCGGGTGCGGTTTATCTGCACGCTCATCACCCTGATATCATGCGCTTCCTCGATACCAAGCGCGAAAATGCAGATGAAAAAATCCGCATCAAGACGCTGTCGCTTGGCGTTGTGATCCCTGACATCACATTCGAACTCGCCAGAAATGATGAGGATATGTACCTCTTCTCGCCGTATGACGTTGAACGCGTTTATGGCGTGCCGATGACCGAGATTTCGATCACCGAAAAATACCGCGAAATGGTTGATGATGGCCGTATCCGCAAGAAGAAGATCAACGCGCGCGACTTCTTTCAGGTACTGGCGGAAATCCAGTTTGAATCCGGCTATCCTTACATCATGTTTGAAGACACGGTGAACCGTGCCAATCCGATCGATGGCCGCATTACCATGAGCAATCTCTGCTCGGAAATCCTTCAGGTGAGCGAAGCCAGCATTTTCAATGATGATTTGTCTTATAAATATCTTGGCAAGGATATTTCCTGTAACCTCGGTTCGCTCAATATTGCGGCAGCCATGGATAGCCCGGATTTTGGCAAGACCATCGAAACTTCGATCCGTGCCCTGACGGCCGTTGCAGACATGAGCCATATCGGCTCGGTTCCTTCGGTTGCGCGCGGTAATGATGAAAGCCATGCGATCGGCCTCGGTCAGATGAATCTGCACGGCTATCTCGCTCGCGAGCGCATTTTCTATGGTTCGGAAGAAGGCGTCGATTTCACCAATATGTATTTCTACACGGTGGCCTACCACGCGGTTCGTGCTTCCAATCGTATCGCGATTGAACAGGGGACTTCGTTTAAGGGCTTTGAAAAGTCGAAATACGCGACCGGTGAATATTTCGACAAATATACCGATAAGGTCTGGGAACCTGCGACGGAGAAAGTTCGCGAGATTTTTGAGAACGCCGGTATTGCGATCCCGACGCAGGAAGATTGGCAGGAACTGAAAAAATCCGTGATGGAAGGCGGCCTTTATAATCAGAACCTTCAGGCCGTGCCGCCGACTGGCTCGATTTCCTACATCAACCATTCGACCTCTTCGATCCATCCGATTGTTTCCAAGATCGAAATCCGTAAAGAGGGCAAGATTGGCCGTGTTTACTACCCGGCTGCCTTTATGACGAATGATAATCTTGAATATTATCAGGATGCCTACGAGATTGGCCCGGAAAAGATCATCGACACCTATGCAGCGGCAACGCAGCATGTCGATCAGGGGCTGTCACTGACACTGTTCTTCCGCGATACCGCCACCACGCGCGATATCAATAAGGCCCAGATTTACGCCTGGAAGAAGGGTATCAAGACGATTTACTACATCCGCCTGCGCCAGATGGCGCTCGAAGGTACGCAGGTTGAAGGCTGCGTCTCTTGCGCTCTTTGA
- a CDS encoding invasion associated locus B family protein, with translation MHKRAGTLLMFLVTFPALLFLCSSSFANKATQSRVDHSYKIKPSGIQIPSGINPGEYRRVIEPFPNWTLICDENLKSRVRVCNITQNIVDEAGSDVFSWSLATMQNGQPTLILRVPPVLNIGDAINLRLDDHGSVVAAKVDGCNKDVCVAYQSVGPRLRAAIKKGAFVDVIYANRSAMEIVAFNTSLKGLSAALAGVH, from the coding sequence ATGCATAAAAGAGCTGGTACTCTTCTCATGTTCTTAGTTACTTTTCCGGCTCTTTTATTCTTATGTAGTAGTTCGTTCGCGAATAAGGCAACACAAAGTCGGGTTGATCACTCGTACAAAATTAAACCTTCCGGCATCCAGATTCCTTCTGGTATTAACCCTGGAGAGTATCGACGCGTAATAGAGCCCTTTCCCAACTGGACATTGATTTGCGACGAGAATCTAAAGAGTAGAGTGCGCGTATGTAATATTACTCAGAATATCGTCGATGAGGCAGGTAGCGACGTGTTCAGCTGGTCATTGGCGACAATGCAAAATGGCCAGCCAACGTTGATCTTAAGAGTTCCACCCGTATTGAATATAGGTGATGCTATAAACTTGCGGCTTGATGATCATGGGTCAGTAGTTGCAGCCAAAGTTGATGGATGCAACAAAGATGTGTGTGTTGCGTATCAAAGCGTTGGCCCGAGATTACGAGCAGCTATAAAAAAAGGTGCGTTTGTCGACGTAATTTACGCAAACCGCTCAGCTATGGAAATTGTAGCGTTTAATACATCTCTCAAAGGTCTATCAGCTGCGCTGGCTGGGGTTCATTAA
- a CDS encoding YadA-like family protein: MNFNFNKKKYFIRNVFLLSSCSISCFLIHPVFAQTTDLGSKVGQVTTDCIGKADPQDDDDDNSLAEGNKAKAAGTGATAIGACSDAKEQGATALGYNATASALNSTALGEHSSATAENAIGIGPNSVGSGLNAIAIGANATASKTGSMALGANAVSEYDGSLALGADSVTSAVVATKDTTIGGDTYTFAGRVPTSTVSVGSSEGERHFQRTITNVAAGRISQDSMDAVNGSQLLATNQAVNKISDGYKSFGNSVSSIVGGGSEFNSDGVFTDPTYNIRGKDYHNIGDGFKAVDNGLEDLNTKITNINNGGGIKYFHANSSLSDSDAIGSESLAIGGGAVARGVNSQALGKNATAIMDNAIALGAETQADSNEGDVAIGAGSKTSKVVATKGTTLGNEYYDYAGSNPVSAVSFGSAGFERILQNVAAGRLDTESTDAVNGSQLFATNQSLDRTIKRVDDLDQKIHSIPEQPSPNVVQYDPGLDGKPENSVTFHGGDPNAPVVLHNVASGTRDSDASNMKQLRDVASAAHTYTDTKSEETYKRSTEYTDNKVGEVIGQSNKYTDEQISKLTGHIDDVSKEAKQAAAIGLAASSLRYDDRPGKVSAAVGGGAWGGQGAFALGLGYTAESQRVRLNVSAASSGGRWGVGAGASFTFN; this comes from the coding sequence ATGAACTTCAATTTTAACAAAAAAAAATATTTTATTAGAAATGTTTTCCTTTTATCTTCTTGTTCTATTTCATGTTTTCTAATTCATCCCGTGTTTGCGCAGACAACTGATTTAGGCAGTAAGGTTGGTCAAGTCACAACAGACTGTATTGGCAAGGCTGATCCTCAAGACGACGATGATGATAACAGTTTGGCGGAGGGGAATAAGGCTAAGGCTGCCGGAACTGGCGCGACGGCTATCGGAGCATGTTCTGATGCTAAAGAACAGGGGGCAACTGCGCTCGGTTACAACGCTACCGCAAGTGCTTTGAATTCAACTGCTTTGGGCGAACATTCTTCGGCAACAGCAGAGAATGCAATCGGTATAGGCCCTAACAGTGTCGGCAGTGGACTCAATGCAATCGCCATTGGAGCGAACGCTACAGCCAGCAAAACGGGGAGCATGGCGCTTGGGGCTAATGCAGTTAGTGAGTATGATGGTAGTCTTGCTCTTGGAGCAGATTCCGTAACGTCAGCTGTTGTAGCAACGAAAGATACAACGATTGGCGGTGATACATATACTTTTGCTGGCAGGGTCCCTACTAGCACTGTCTCAGTTGGCAGTAGTGAAGGAGAAAGGCACTTTCAACGTACAATAACCAATGTTGCGGCGGGTAGAATTTCACAGGATTCCATGGATGCTGTTAATGGTTCGCAGTTACTTGCAACTAATCAAGCCGTTAATAAGATTAGTGACGGCTATAAATCTTTTGGAAATTCAGTCTCGTCAATCGTTGGTGGTGGATCTGAATTCAACTCTGATGGAGTCTTCACAGATCCTACCTATAATATAAGGGGTAAAGATTATCATAATATTGGCGATGGCTTTAAGGCTGTTGATAATGGGCTTGAAGATTTAAATACAAAAATTACGAATATTAATAATGGCGGCGGTATCAAGTATTTTCATGCTAACTCTTCCCTTAGTGATAGCGATGCGATTGGTTCAGAAAGCCTAGCTATCGGAGGCGGTGCTGTTGCGAGAGGCGTCAATAGCCAGGCCCTCGGAAAAAATGCCACTGCAATTATGGATAATGCAATTGCATTGGGAGCTGAAACTCAAGCAGATTCCAATGAGGGCGATGTTGCTATCGGTGCGGGATCAAAAACATCGAAGGTTGTTGCAACGAAGGGTACAACTCTTGGCAATGAATATTATGATTATGCTGGTTCTAATCCCGTAAGTGCAGTTTCTTTCGGATCTGCAGGTTTTGAGCGCATTCTTCAAAATGTTGCGGCAGGTCGGCTAGATACAGAATCGACAGATGCAGTGAATGGTTCGCAATTATTTGCAACAAACCAGTCTTTGGATAGAACGATCAAGCGAGTTGATGATCTGGATCAGAAGATACATTCAATTCCTGAGCAGCCTTCTCCAAACGTCGTGCAATATGATCCCGGCTTGGATGGAAAGCCAGAGAATAGTGTAACATTTCACGGGGGAGATCCTAATGCGCCTGTTGTACTTCATAATGTTGCGTCAGGGACACGGGATTCAGATGCTTCAAATATGAAGCAGCTGAGAGATGTGGCCAGTGCAGCGCACACTTATACGGACACAAAGTCGGAAGAGACTTACAAACGATCAACAGAATATACGGACAATAAGGTCGGAGAGGTTATCGGGCAATCGAACAAATATACAGACGAGCAGATTTCGAAGTTAACCGGCCATATTGATGATGTTAGTAAAGAAGCTAAGCAGGCTGCCGCCATTGGGCTTGCTGCCTCATCACTAAGGTATGACGATAGGCCGGGGAAAGTTAGTGCTGCGGTTGGTGGCGGTGCTTGGGGCGGCCAGGGCGCTTTTGCGCTTGGGCTTGGCTACACAGCTGAAAGCCAGCGTGTGCGGCTCAATGTTTCTGCAGCCAGTTCCGGTGGGCGTTGGGGTGTAGGTGCAGGCGCAAGCTTTACATTTAACTAA
- a CDS encoding iron-containing alcohol dehydrogenase, whose translation MMTVAIKPFSFDTVGSMLVEWGAAKRLGEILGERFSERKILIVTDKGLHKAGVLNEALASLEKAGFGVSIFDSVVADPPESVLFECVDQAKAAGCDIVLGLGGGSSMDIAKLAAVLIISEQQLSELYGIGKVQGTRLPLIQIPTTAGTGSEVTNITILTTGETTKMGVVSRQLYADFVILDAELTCGLPALHTAATGIDAMVHAIEAYTSRIKKNPLSDAFAREALKLLSANLVAACENGKDRHAREAMLLGANYAGQAFSNAPVGAVHALAYPLGGHYHVPHGLSNALMLGPVLRFNMAGAAELYAELADLLLGKAEGTTEQRSAAFVDYMEDLMNRSGAPRRLRDVDVTEESLETLARDAMLQTRLLGNNPVDVTEADALALYREAF comes from the coding sequence ATGATGACTGTAGCTATCAAGCCATTTTCGTTCGACACGGTCGGCTCAATGCTTGTCGAGTGGGGGGCTGCAAAGCGTCTCGGCGAAATTCTGGGCGAACGTTTCTCTGAACGAAAAATTCTCATCGTAACAGACAAGGGCCTGCACAAGGCAGGTGTTCTCAATGAAGCACTTGCTTCACTTGAAAAAGCAGGATTTGGCGTCAGCATTTTTGATTCTGTTGTCGCCGATCCGCCGGAATCGGTTCTGTTTGAATGCGTCGATCAGGCCAAAGCAGCCGGTTGCGACATCGTATTGGGCCTCGGCGGCGGTTCCTCGATGGATATTGCCAAGCTTGCTGCGGTGCTTATCATCTCCGAGCAGCAACTCTCAGAGCTTTATGGCATTGGCAAAGTACAGGGCACGCGCCTGCCGCTGATCCAGATCCCCACCACCGCTGGCACCGGATCGGAAGTGACCAACATCACGATTCTGACCACCGGCGAAACCACCAAGATGGGTGTTGTTTCCCGCCAGCTTTACGCAGATTTCGTCATTCTGGATGCAGAGCTGACCTGCGGTCTGCCAGCGCTTCACACAGCAGCCACCGGCATTGATGCTATGGTTCACGCCATCGAAGCCTATACCAGCCGCATCAAGAAAAATCCGCTTTCCGACGCTTTCGCGCGTGAAGCGCTGAAGCTCTTGTCCGCCAATCTGGTTGCAGCTTGCGAAAACGGCAAAGACCGCCACGCCCGCGAAGCGATGCTGCTTGGCGCAAACTATGCCGGCCAGGCCTTCTCGAACGCGCCGGTTGGTGCCGTTCACGCATTGGCCTATCCGCTCGGTGGCCACTATCATGTACCACATGGTCTCTCCAACGCCCTGATGCTCGGGCCGGTTCTGCGTTTCAACATGGCCGGCGCTGCGGAACTTTATGCAGAGCTTGCAGACCTGCTGCTTGGCAAAGCAGAAGGCACAACAGAACAACGGTCAGCAGCTTTCGTTGATTATATGGAAGACCTGATGAACCGCTCTGGCGCACCACGCCGCCTGCGCGACGTTGACGTCACCGAAGAAAGCCTCGAAACGCTTGCCCGCGATGCGATGCTTCAGACACGTCTTCTGGGTAATAACCCTGTTGATGTTACGGAAGCTGACGCACTGGCGCTTTATCGCGAAGCATTCTGA
- the nrdH gene encoding glutaredoxin-like protein NrdH: protein MNVTVYSKPACVQCTATTRALDRQGIEYDVIDISADADAYDLVQGLGYRQVPVVVAGESHWAGFRPDMISSLT from the coding sequence ATGAACGTCACCGTCTATAGCAAGCCAGCCTGCGTCCAGTGCACAGCAACCACCCGCGCACTCGACCGCCAGGGCATTGAATATGATGTTATCGACATTTCCGCCGATGCCGATGCTTACGATCTTGTTCAGGGTCTCGGTTATCGTCAGGTTCCGGTTGTTGTTGCCGGTGAATCCCATTGGGCAGGATTCCGTCCAGATATGATCAGCTCGCTCACATAA
- the nrdI gene encoding class Ib ribonucleoside-diphosphate reductase assembly flavoprotein NrdI, producing the protein MGQIVYFSSRSENTHRFVMRLGMRSKRIPLESYEDNTGLLQVNEPFVLVTPTYGGGGAKGAVPKPVIRFLNDANNRSFIRGVIAAGNSNFGEAFGLAGNIISAKCQVPYLYRFELLGTDEDIGNVKDGMERFWTRQTQP; encoded by the coding sequence ATGGGTCAGATCGTCTATTTTTCCAGTCGCTCGGAAAACACGCATCGCTTTGTGATGCGTCTGGGGATGCGCTCAAAGCGCATTCCGCTGGAAAGCTACGAAGACAATACTGGCCTGTTGCAGGTCAACGAGCCTTTTGTGCTTGTGACCCCAACCTATGGCGGCGGGGGTGCAAAAGGCGCTGTTCCCAAGCCGGTCATTCGCTTTCTCAATGATGCGAATAATCGGTCCTTCATTCGCGGCGTGATTGCTGCAGGAAACAGTAATTTCGGTGAGGCCTTCGGCCTCGCAGGCAACATCATTTCTGCCAAATGTCAGGTTCCCTATCTTTATCGCTTCGAGCTTCTGGGAACCGACGAAGACATTGGCAATGTTAAAGACGGGATGGAACGATTTTGGACACGGCAGACACAACCTTGA